The Thermosipho affectus genome segment ATTCCTGCGCCTTTATCGTTTTTTTCTACACTAAAATGTTCACTTTTGCTTATTTTATTCATCAAATTTGCCATTTTTTCTAAATCAACATATTTTTCATAATCAAAATTTTCTCCATTAATTTCAATTATCTTAAAACTTCCAAATCCTCGTCTTGTTCTTCTACCAACTCCCCCCAAAATTGATATTAAAATAAACAAGTCTTTTATTGTATCCATCAATTTTGTATCTTTAAATATAAATTCAACATTAAAACTACCTGAAACAAACGCTTCTAATTCAACTTTTCCGTTTTTTTTCTCATTTCTATTTCTATGTGGCAGAATATTATAACGTTTTGATACTACATATACATCGGTAACTCTCATAAAAAATTTGCTTTTACCTTTTCTTGCCCCTGCACCCCCAAATATTTTCGCTTCTTCTTCTCTCAAAATATCAATGGG includes the following:
- the cmr1 gene encoding type III-B CRISPR module RAMP protein Cmr1, coding for MYENLNFKCMVVTPMLCYGADKKYGLEIRAQSLKGVMRFWWRALNEHLPIDILREEEAKIFGGAGARKGKSKFFMRVTDVYVVSKRYNILPHRNRNEKKNGKVELEAFVSGSFNVEFIFKDTKLMDTIKDLFILISILGGVGRRTRRGFGSFKIIEINGENFDYEKYVDLEKMANLMNKISKSEHFSVEKNDKGAGIKTNFYKKKGKDKYPYIRFIEFGKEYDNYDELLKKISTASHNHNSDFTGYAKNGKRLASPVYVSVVEKDNKFIPVVTRLELSEDVEGIDRSEEFIREVLG